The bacterium genome has a segment encoding these proteins:
- the nadE gene encoding NAD(+) synthase codes for MENISVKLVSWLKKQVERSGAKGLVFGLSGGIDSACVGVLCQKAVKDNCLGLIMPCESQNNDEDMAFLIANKYSIPVKKISLDESFKKLLEVLPASENNIARANLKPRLRMLTLYYHAANYGYLVSGCGNKTEIELGYYTKYGDGAADILPLGNLFKTQVRQLAKELGMPREIIARRPSAGLWPDQFDEDEMGLLYDEADSILRAIESNNTKDIDRRKLHKVMSMISSSQHKRDPIPTP; via the coding sequence ATGGAAAATATATCAGTAAAGCTAGTTTCATGGCTTAAAAAGCAAGTGGAGAGGTCAGGAGCCAAAGGTTTAGTTTTTGGCCTTAGCGGGGGTATAGATTCTGCCTGTGTTGGTGTTCTTTGCCAGAAGGCTGTCAAGGACAATTGTCTTGGATTGATAATGCCATGTGAGAGTCAGAATAACGATGAAGATATGGCATTTCTGATTGCAAACAAGTACTCAATTCCAGTTAAGAAAATATCTCTTGATGAGTCATTTAAAAAGCTTCTGGAGGTTTTACCAGCTTCTGAAAACAATATAGCCAGAGCAAACCTGAAACCAAGACTAAGGATGCTTACATTATACTACCATGCAGCTAACTATGGATATCTGGTCTCTGGATGTGGGAATAAGACAGAAATAGAACTCGGCTATTATACAAAATACGGAGATGGAGCAGCTGATATTCTTCCTCTGGGTAATTTGTTTAAGACTCAGGTAAGGCAGTTGGCAAAAGAGTTAGGCATGCCACGAGAGATTATAGCAAGAAGACCCTCTGCAGGCCTATGGCCAGATCAATTTGATGAAGATGAAATGGGCCTTTTATATGACGAGGCAGACAGTATTCTAAGGGCAATCGAAAGCAATAATACCAAAGACATAGACAGACGAAAACTCCATAAAGTAATGAGTATGATATCAAGTTCACAGCATAAACGAGATCCTATTCCAACCCCTTAG
- a CDS encoding glycosyltransferase family 39 protein: protein MKERLNSLICMQSRGKAVLFIFITALLFRIIGLFFVDIHNLEYGDMTYQTIVDNLLDGKGYLEGEFRAFRPPLFPLIHAGILAVFGRDNILALRLFFIMIGSITCVGLYLIARDIFRLKLAVLTGLLLALSPQHTWYSIHILSECPYTLFLVFLVYFLLKAVQKSKLVFSYAAGILLGLSLLTRSILAGFLPFYLLWMLVVYKSKLSAIRHFAVLLISAMLIISPWVIRNYLVLNAFVPLSTDGAEVFIRGNNPGTLHSKTGFCSKYEDKVAEGLGEVERQKAYYNFGFKFIKNNTDQFLRNAMDRFIQLWRPFPNTKFPQVKPVYAIIYFLSFLPILILWFIGMPLSFRQFKYTSLIYLLIIYYTGVHMIMLACIRYREPLMPFLILFAVFGITQLKQYRYVER, encoded by the coding sequence ATGAAAGAAAGATTGAACAGTTTAATTTGCATGCAGTCTAGGGGGAAAGCAGTTCTTTTTATTTTCATAACAGCCCTGTTATTCAGGATTATTGGTTTGTTTTTTGTCGACATACATAATCTTGAATACGGAGATATGACATATCAAACAATAGTTGATAACTTACTAGATGGGAAAGGATATTTGGAAGGGGAATTCCGTGCTTTCAGACCTCCTTTGTTTCCATTAATACATGCAGGGATATTAGCTGTTTTTGGTAGAGATAACATACTTGCCTTAAGACTCTTTTTTATAATGATAGGGTCCATTACGTGTGTTGGGCTGTATTTAATTGCGAGAGATATCTTCAGACTCAAACTTGCCGTATTGACAGGCTTATTGCTGGCTCTCAGCCCGCAGCATACCTGGTATAGTATTCATATCCTGTCAGAATGCCCCTATACATTATTTCTGGTGTTTCTTGTGTATTTTCTGCTTAAAGCTGTTCAGAAAAGCAAACTGGTATTTTCATATGCGGCTGGCATTCTGCTTGGACTTTCTTTGCTGACCAGGTCCATATTAGCAGGTTTTCTTCCTTTCTATCTTTTATGGATGCTTGTTGTTTATAAAAGCAAGCTAAGTGCCATAAGACATTTTGCTGTTCTTTTAATATCTGCCATGCTAATTATCTCTCCCTGGGTTATAAGAAATTATTTGGTGCTAAACGCCTTTGTTCCTCTGTCTACTGATGGAGCAGAGGTCTTTATTAGAGGCAACAATCCTGGTACGCTTCATTCAAAAACTGGTTTTTGCAGTAAATATGAAGATAAAGTTGCAGAAGGGCTAGGTGAAGTTGAAAGGCAGAAGGCGTATTACAATTTCGGATTTAAATTTATAAAAAACAATACTGATCAATTCCTGAGGAATGCGATGGATAGATTCATACAGCTCTGGCGTCCATTTCCAAATACAAAATTTCCTCAGGTAAAACCGGTATATGCTATAATATATTTTTTAAGTTTTCTTCCTATTTTAATATTGTGGTTTATAGGCATGCCGCTATCCTTTAGACAATTCAAATACACAAGCTTAATATACCTACTGATTATCTATTATACGGGTGTTCACATGATAATGCTTGCGTGCATAAGATACAGAGAACCTCTAATGCCGTTTTTAATACTTTTTGCTGTTTTTGGTATAACACAATTAAAACAATACAGATATGTGGAAAGATAA
- a CDS encoding helix-turn-helix domain-containing protein has product MSEIMTIKELAGYIKMNERTVYKLANNAKIPAVKLSNQWRFKRKTIDEWLEAQMYENCPYPKTKM; this is encoded by the coding sequence ATGAGTGAAATAATGACTATAAAAGAGCTGGCTGGTTACATTAAAATGAATGAGAGAACAGTCTATAAACTTGCTAATAATGCAAAGATCCCTGCTGTAAAACTTTCAAATCAGTGGCGTTTTAAGAGAAAAACAATAGATGAGTGGCTTGAAGCACAAATGTATGAAAATTGCCCTTATCCAAAAACAAAAATGTGA
- a CDS encoding glycosyltransferase family 2 protein: MWKDKIVSVIFPTYNEKESVQEAIQDFFSSGYVDEIIVVNNNAAPGTSQEVAKTKAKEVFEQKQGYGFAIRRGFEEAKGDIVIISEPDGTFVGRDVIKLLAYSEEFEAVFGTRTTKELIMQGANMGFFLKWGNWTVAKLIEVLFNTTILTDVGCTMKLLSRNALEKIKDQFTVGGSHFGVELMLLVIINKINFFEIPLNYSRRVGLSSVTGKKHVAFLLGLKMISLIIKYRMKSKYQAVRDLLLHVK, from the coding sequence ATGTGGAAAGATAAAATAGTTTCTGTAATTTTCCCTACATACAACGAGAAAGAATCTGTTCAGGAGGCTATTCAAGACTTCTTCTCAAGCGGATATGTTGATGAAATAATTGTGGTAAACAATAATGCTGCTCCTGGGACATCTCAGGAAGTAGCAAAGACAAAAGCAAAAGAAGTATTTGAACAGAAACAAGGCTATGGATTTGCAATAAGACGGGGGTTTGAAGAAGCAAAAGGAGATATTGTTATAATAAGTGAACCTGACGGGACATTTGTAGGGAGGGATGTGATAAAACTATTAGCCTATTCTGAGGAGTTTGAGGCAGTCTTTGGTACCAGGACCACAAAAGAGCTGATAATGCAAGGCGCAAACATGGGGTTTTTTCTCAAATGGGGAAACTGGACAGTTGCAAAGCTCATAGAAGTATTATTCAATACAACTATTCTTACAGATGTTGGATGCACAATGAAGCTTCTGAGTAGAAATGCGTTAGAAAAAATAAAGGATCAATTCACAGTAGGCGGCTCGCACTTTGGTGTGGAGCTCATGCTTCTAGTAATAATTAATAAAATAAATTTTTTTGAAATACCTTTAAATTATAGCAGGAGGGTCGGTCTCTCCTCTGTTACAGGGAAAAAACATGTGGCTTTTCTTCTGGGACTCAAGATGATTTCTCTGATTATTAAATATAGAATGAAATCCAAATATCAGGCAGTAAGAGATTTATTACTTCATGTCAAGTAA
- a CDS encoding glutamine synthetase III produces MSIRQDVLGKISGVKLSVEKLPKRVSNYFGENTFSISVIKKHISKKTFASFRRWLDEGKTISMKEADEIAKAMKDWAIGKGATYYTHWFQPMTGLTAEKHDSFISLDGEGRAIEKFSGSMLIQGEPDASSFPSGGIRTTFEARGYTAWDPSSPAFIIECELGKTLCIPSIFISYHGEALDKKLPLLRSDEAINKATVRLLKLFEHKDVKRVFSDCGAEQEYFLIDKRFYRMRQDLLMTERTLIGASSPKGQQLEDQYFGSIKERVINYMNDVSIEAYKLGIPLKTRHNEVAPHQFEFAPVFEDSNIAADHNQLLMDIIKKIALKHDMVCLLHEKPFAGINGSGKHINWSLSDNNGNNLFNHGNTPEDNLQFLVLLIAVILAVYKHADLLYASIASAGNEHRLGANEAPPAIMSVFIGSQLTKVLNTIEKGKKAEFSKQDIVNLGIGKLPTFNKDAVDRNRTSPFAFTGNKFEFRAVGSSQNISTPIMVINTIVAESIDYITDRIKKESNHKNFSLKMLSVLGKIIRETKSIRFEGDNYSKSWIKEAGKRGLVNEPSTPKALKTLIKEENIALFEKYGVLTRGELVSRYNIWIDLYNKKLEIEANTLREMVDSNVVPAGFDYQGLLAKNLTDLVFLRKNAGLKIKEEVFEDLKNHLTNVTDKIYYVRKHTRRMEGLLKKAGDLKAEEKSNLFFEELKPLMEHIRKHVDELECVVADEHWDLPKYREMLFVQ; encoded by the coding sequence ATGAGTATAAGACAAGATGTATTAGGGAAAATTAGTGGTGTTAAATTGAGCGTGGAAAAGTTACCTAAAAGAGTATCAAACTATTTTGGTGAAAACACGTTTAGTATTTCTGTGATAAAAAAACACATAAGTAAAAAGACCTTTGCATCATTTAGGCGCTGGCTTGATGAAGGAAAAACAATCAGCATGAAGGAAGCAGATGAAATAGCAAAGGCAATGAAGGATTGGGCAATTGGAAAGGGAGCGACTTATTATACACACTGGTTTCAGCCTATGACAGGTCTTACAGCTGAGAAGCATGATAGCTTTATTTCGCTTGATGGAGAAGGCAGAGCTATTGAGAAGTTTAGCGGATCAATGCTTATTCAGGGTGAACCTGATGCATCCAGCTTTCCAAGCGGAGGTATAAGAACTACCTTTGAAGCGCGTGGATATACAGCATGGGACCCTTCAAGTCCTGCGTTTATTATAGAATGCGAACTCGGAAAAACTCTGTGTATACCATCCATATTCATTTCATATCATGGAGAAGCGCTTGATAAAAAGCTTCCTCTACTGCGCTCTGATGAGGCTATTAACAAAGCAACAGTTAGGCTTTTAAAGCTTTTCGAGCATAAGGACGTAAAAAGGGTTTTTTCAGATTGTGGCGCTGAACAGGAATATTTTTTAATAGATAAGCGGTTTTATAGAATGCGACAGGATTTACTTATGACAGAACGCACACTAATTGGAGCATCATCTCCAAAAGGACAGCAACTGGAAGATCAATACTTTGGCTCAATTAAAGAGCGCGTTATAAATTATATGAATGATGTAAGTATTGAGGCATATAAATTGGGTATTCCTTTAAAGACCAGACATAATGAAGTTGCTCCTCACCAGTTTGAGTTTGCTCCTGTTTTTGAGGACTCCAATATTGCAGCAGATCACAATCAACTTCTTATGGATATTATCAAAAAGATCGCCTTGAAACATGATATGGTATGTCTCTTACATGAAAAACCATTTGCAGGTATAAATGGAAGTGGAAAGCACATTAATTGGTCTCTGTCGGATAATAATGGCAATAATCTTTTTAATCATGGGAATACGCCAGAAGACAATTTGCAGTTTCTGGTATTGTTAATAGCTGTAATCCTGGCTGTTTACAAACATGCTGATCTATTATATGCCAGTATAGCCTCAGCAGGCAATGAGCATAGGCTTGGAGCTAATGAAGCTCCGCCTGCAATTATGTCAGTGTTTATCGGTAGCCAGTTAACAAAGGTTCTCAATACAATAGAAAAGGGTAAAAAAGCAGAATTTAGCAAGCAGGATATTGTAAATTTGGGCATTGGCAAATTGCCGACATTTAATAAAGATGCAGTTGATAGAAATAGGACTTCTCCTTTTGCTTTTACTGGTAATAAATTTGAATTTAGAGCAGTTGGCAGTTCCCAGAATATTTCAACACCTATTATGGTTATTAATACAATTGTCGCAGAGTCTATAGATTATATTACAGATAGAATAAAAAAGGAGTCTAATCACAAGAATTTTAGTTTGAAGATGTTGAGTGTGTTGGGAAAAATAATTAGAGAAACTAAATCAATTAGATTTGAAGGTGATAATTATTCTAAAAGCTGGATAAAAGAAGCGGGAAAAAGAGGGCTGGTTAATGAACCTTCAACACCTAAGGCGCTTAAAACTCTTATTAAGGAGGAGAACATAGCGCTGTTTGAGAAATATGGTGTGCTTACAAGGGGAGAATTAGTTTCAAGATATAATATATGGATTGATCTGTATAATAAAAAATTGGAGATTGAAGCCAATACTTTGCGTGAAATGGTGGACTCAAATGTGGTACCAGCAGGCTTTGATTATCAGGGGCTTTTGGCGAAGAATCTTACAGATCTGGTCTTCTTAAGGAAGAATGCTGGTTTGAAGATTAAAGAAGAAGTTTTTGAAGATCTTAAAAATCACTTAACGAATGTAACAGATAAGATATATTATGTGAGAAAGCATACACGTAGAATGGAGGGGCTTCTGAAGAAAGCCGGCGATCTGAAAGCAGAGGAGAAGTCTAATTTATTCTTTGAAGAATTAAAACCTCTAATGGAGCATATAAGAAAACATGTTGATGAACTTGAATGTGTTGTAGCTGATGAACATTGGGATTTACCAAAGTATAGAGAGATGTTGTTTGTGCAATAA
- a CDS encoding carbamoyltransferase produces the protein MYILGISCFYHDSAACLIKDGEIIAAAQEERFTRKKHDFEFPKNAVEFCLSFAKITVNNLDYVCFYEKPLVKFERILETYLSYTPVGVRSFLKSIPLWIKQRLWIPDLIKNELGYNGEILFSDHHLSHAASAFYPSPFKDAAILTMDGVGEWTTASFGIGKGNLVKLQYEMKFPHSLGLLYSAFTYYTGFKVNSGEYKVMGLAPYGKPKYYNIIMEELIDLKDDGSFRLNMEYFDYCAGLRMTNSKFNKLFGGKPRKPETLLTQREMDIAHSIQKVTEEIMLKLANHVHRITHQKYLCLAGGVALNCVGNGRILREGPFEEIWIQPAAGDAGGALGAALACWYGFLKKPRKASGLRDFQKASYLGPEYDDSYILNFIEKNNIPYKKLEIEEIPEVISKLVANEYVIGWFEGRMEFGPRALGSRSIIGDPRSAKMQSIMNLKIKFRESFRPFAPSVLLEKVSDVFDLDRGSPYMLFVAPVKKEMRRELSEDEKKLCGIDKLKAMRSGIPAVTHVDYSARIQTVSRDNNPLYYNMINSFYQKTGCPLVINTSFNVRGEPIVCSPEDAYLCFMRTNMDYLIMGKYLLDKKAQKPLEKDVDWKKKFGLD, from the coding sequence ATGTATATTCTCGGAATATCCTGTTTTTATCACGACTCAGCAGCTTGTCTTATAAAAGACGGAGAGATCATTGCGGCTGCTCAAGAGGAGAGATTTACAAGAAAAAAGCACGACTTTGAATTTCCTAAGAATGCTGTAGAGTTCTGTCTGTCTTTTGCTAAAATAACGGTCAATAATTTGGACTATGTTTGCTTTTATGAAAAACCCCTTGTAAAGTTCGAAAGGATTCTGGAGACATATCTCTCATATACTCCTGTGGGAGTAAGATCGTTTTTAAAGTCTATTCCTCTGTGGATCAAGCAGAGGCTTTGGATACCTGACTTAATTAAAAATGAATTAGGGTATAATGGCGAAATCCTGTTTTCAGATCATCACCTTTCTCATGCAGCTTCAGCTTTTTATCCTTCTCCATTCAAAGATGCAGCAATACTAACTATGGATGGTGTTGGGGAATGGACAACTGCTAGTTTTGGAATAGGTAAAGGAAACCTTGTGAAACTTCAATACGAAATGAAATTTCCGCATTCCTTGGGACTCTTGTATTCTGCCTTTACCTATTATACCGGCTTCAAAGTGAATTCTGGCGAGTATAAGGTCATGGGGCTTGCTCCTTATGGAAAACCTAAATATTACAACATTATTATGGAAGAGTTAATAGACCTGAAAGATGACGGTTCATTCAGGCTTAATATGGAGTATTTTGATTATTGCGCAGGTCTCAGAATGACAAACAGCAAGTTCAACAAGCTATTTGGAGGAAAGCCCAGAAAGCCTGAAACACTGCTTACTCAGAGAGAAATGGACATTGCACATTCCATACAAAAAGTTACAGAGGAAATAATGCTCAAATTAGCTAATCATGTTCATAGAATAACACATCAAAAATACCTTTGTCTGGCAGGTGGTGTAGCTCTGAATTGTGTTGGTAATGGGAGAATACTTAGAGAGGGGCCTTTTGAAGAGATCTGGATTCAGCCTGCTGCAGGAGATGCTGGTGGAGCGCTTGGAGCAGCTTTAGCCTGCTGGTATGGATTTCTCAAAAAACCTAGAAAGGCATCTGGCTTGCGGGATTTTCAGAAAGCTTCTTACCTTGGGCCAGAATATGATGATAGTTACATACTAAATTTCATAGAAAAAAATAATATTCCTTACAAGAAGCTTGAAATTGAGGAAATACCCGAGGTAATTTCAAAGCTGGTTGCAAACGAGTATGTTATTGGCTGGTTTGAAGGAAGAATGGAATTTGGTCCAAGAGCATTAGGCTCAAGAAGCATCATAGGTGATCCCCGCTCAGCAAAGATGCAGTCAATAATGAATTTAAAAATAAAGTTCCGTGAATCATTTAGACCGTTTGCTCCAAGTGTTCTTTTGGAAAAAGTTTCTGATGTCTTCGATCTTGATAGAGGAAGTCCATATATGCTGTTTGTTGCGCCTGTAAAAAAGGAGATGCGAAGAGAACTAAGTGAAGATGAAAAAAAACTATGTGGAATAGATAAACTCAAGGCTATGCGTTCGGGAATTCCAGCTGTTACTCACGTGGATTACTCAGCAAGAATACAAACCGTCTCAAGAGATAACAATCCCCTGTACTATAATATGATAAATTCATTTTATCAAAAAACGGGTTGCCCTCTAGTAATAAACACTTCATTTAATGTAAGAGGGGAACCTATAGTCTGCAGTCCTGAAGATGCCTATTTGTGTTTTATGCGAACGAACATGGATTATCTCATAATGGGAAAGTACCTGCTTGATAAAAAAGCGCAGAAGCCTTTGGAAAAGGATGTTGACTGGAAGAAGAAATTTGGACTGGATTAA